A window from Pontibacillus yanchengensis encodes these proteins:
- a CDS encoding sigma-70 family RNA polymerase sigma factor, whose protein sequence is MEISSQKLQNIIQDERVKETFIEQLIKEYHQSITKLAYTYVKDQPLAEEVTQDVFLTCFHKIELFRNDSSIKTWLYRITINKCKDQLRKRKFIDLLMFQPDRNNQEVIETHHPESIVTANYEYKALSESVLSLPTKFKEVIYMHYYEEMKIKEISQVLSIKINTVKTRLNRGRNMLKEKYEEAIK, encoded by the coding sequence ATGGAGATAAGTTCCCAGAAGCTGCAAAACATTATACAAGATGAGAGAGTAAAAGAAACCTTCATAGAACAATTGATCAAAGAATATCACCAATCCATCACGAAATTAGCGTACACATATGTTAAAGATCAGCCACTTGCTGAAGAAGTAACCCAAGATGTGTTTTTAACATGCTTTCATAAGATTGAATTGTTTCGAAATGATTCTTCTATTAAGACATGGTTATATCGAATCACAATTAATAAATGTAAAGATCAATTACGGAAACGGAAATTCATTGACCTTCTCATGTTCCAACCTGATCGAAACAATCAAGAAGTAATAGAAACGCATCACCCAGAATCCATAGTCACTGCTAATTATGAATACAAAGCACTTTCAGAAAGTGTATTGTCCCTACCTACGAAGTTTAAGGAAGTCATCTACATGCATTACTATGAAGAAATGAAAATAAAAGAAATTAGTCAGGTCTTATCTATCAAGATTAACACGGTAAAAACACGATTAAATCGTGGTCGAAACATGCTAAAAGAAAAGTATGAGGAGGCAATCAAATGA